From a single Apium graveolens cultivar Ventura chromosome 2, ASM990537v1, whole genome shotgun sequence genomic region:
- the LOC141708904 gene encoding peroxidase 25-like, producing MEIHIRVCFGYLSMLMVTIMMPLQIAESQGGLKTGFYSSSCPDAEAIVKSSVKYYYDNDPTIAAGLLRLHFHDCFVQGCDGSVLIKGASAERSATANRGARGFEVIDYAKSQIEASCPGVVSCADILALAARDSVDLSDGPSWNVPLGRRDGRISLASQVNLPSPFESIADHRQKFADKGLDDQDLVTLVGAHTIGQTHCQFSSYRLYNFTKTGNADPTISPSFLPRFQNICPINGDGSKEVDLDIDSQQKFDVSFFKNVRDGNAVLESDQRLWGDSVTQKIVKKYAGNFKGLLGAKFAYEFRKAMIKMSSIEVKTGTEGEIRHICSRFNYY from the exons ATGGAAATTCATATTAGAGTTTGCTTTGGTTATTTATCAATGTTAATGGTGACAATCATGATGCCTTTGCAGATTGCAGAAAGTCAGGGAGGCCTGAAAACCGGGTTTTATTCTTCTTCATGTCCAGACGCAGAGGCCATAGTAAAGTCGTCTGTTAAGTATTATTATGACAACGATCCTACCATCGCTGCTGGACTGTTAAGACTGCATTTCCATGATTGTTTTGTCCAG GGTTGCGATGGTTCTGTGTTGATCAAGGGAGCATCGGCTGAAAGAAGTGCAACAGCAAACCGTGGAGCAAGAGGATTTGAAGTAATTGATTATGCAAAATCACAAATTGAGGCATCTTGCCCCGGGGTGGTTTCATGTGCTGATATACTAGCCTTGGCTGCCCGCGACTCTGTTGATTTG AGCGATGGGCCTAGTTGGAACGTTCCTTTGGGAAGAAGAGATGGTAGAATCTCTTTAGCTTCTCAAGTAAACCTGCCTTCTCCGTTCGAGTCTATAGCAGACCACAGACAgaaatttgcagacaaaggcctTGATGATCAAGACCTTGTCACATTAGTTG GTGCACATACCATAGGCCAAACACACTGTCAATTTTCAAGCTACAGACTCTACAATTTCACTAAAACTGGAAATGCAGATCCAACAATAAGCCCTTCTTTTTTACCGAGATTCCAAAATATTTGTCCCATCAATGGCGATGGATCAAAGGAAGTGGATTTAGACATAGACTCGCAGCAAAAATTCGATGTGAGCTTCTTCAAAAATGTGCGTGATGGAAATGCAGTGCTAGAGTCAGATCAAAGGCTCTGGGGTGATTCTGTAACACAGAAGATAGTAAAGAAATATGCAGGGAACTTCAAAGGATTACTAGGTGCCAAATTTGCTTATGAGTTCCGAAAGGCTATGATCAAAATGAGTAGCATTGAGGTTAAAACCGGAACTGAAGGAGAGATTAGACATATATGCTCAAGATTCAATTACTACTAG
- the LOC141708903 gene encoding heme oxygenase 1, chloroplastic-like, which yields MASTASTYQSHLIFNKPHVFSPKNIKLSLSIKNPGYNSWTSSYKKSLSLKKINVVSATAAEQKPKKRYPGEAKGFVEEMRFVAMKLHTKDQAKEGEKEPQGKPVAKWEPCVEGYLKFLVDSKLVYDTLEGIIVKAEFPEYAEFQNTGLERSEGLEKDLEWFKMQGHDIPEPSPPGLNYAQKLEELSKNDPQAFICHFYNTYFAHSAGGRMIGRKVATDILNGKELNFYKWEGDLSQLLQNVRDKLNKVAESWTREEKNHCLEETEKSFKYSGEILSLILS from the exons ATGGCTTCAACTGCTTCAACTTATCAATCCCACCTCATTTTCAACAAACCCCATGTTTTTTCACCCAAAAATATCAAATTATCTTTATCAATCAAGAACCCTGGTTACAATTCTTGGACTAGTTCATACAAAAAGTCTCTGAGTTTGAAGAAAATAAATGTAGTGTCAGCAACAGCTGCTGAACAGAAGCCTAAGAAAAGGTATCCTGGTGAGGCTAAAGGGTTTGTTGAGGAAATGAGATTTGTGGCCATGAAGTTGCATACTAAAGATCAGGCTAAAGAAGGTGAAAAAGAGCCTCAGGGTAAGCCTGTGGCTAAATGGGAACCTTGTGTTGAAGGGTACTTGAAATTCTTGGTTGATAGTAAGCTGGTTTATGATACTCTTGAGGGGATTATTGTCAAGGCTGAGTTTCCTGAAT ATGCTGAATTTCAAAACACGGGACTGGAAAGATCAGAAGGCCTGGAAAAAGATTTGGAATGGTTCAAGATGCAAGGTCATGACATTCCTGAACCATCTCCACCAGGTCTCAATTATGCCCAAAAACTCGAAGAATTATCCAAGAATGACCCTCAAGCATTCATTTGTCACTTCTACAACACCTATTTTGCTCACTCAGCTGGTGGTCGAATGATAGGGAGAAAG GTTGCTACGGATATACTCAATGGGAAAGAATTGAACTTCTATAAATGGGAGGGTGACTTGTCCCAGCTGTTGCAGAATGTTAGAGATAAGCTAAACAAAGTTGCTGAA AGCTGGACTAGGGAGGAGAAGAACCATTGTTTGGAAGAAACCGAAAAATCATTCAAATACTCCGGGGAGATTCTGAGCTTAATATTGTCTTGA
- the LOC141708902 gene encoding uncharacterized protein LOC141708902 — MANTSWRKERPTKLLTSAPKTLFLLLSTLLLFLTYLSFQSPSNPNSNSLSLKTPFFHSSISPFDCYNSPQSHPVIASLVEGLQYPFLYSLSDFGKLPEKPHKNIVRVLKGKPFQKPDISRTVQDFLGGMRGEGKKGLFVDVGANVGMASFAAAVMGFRVLAFEPVFENLQKICEGVYFNRVGELVTVFEAAASDRVGNITFHKLVGRLDNSAVSASGAKLAFKSNEEVALQVRTIPLDELIPESEPVLLIKIDVQGWEYHVLKGATKLLSRKETEAPYLIYEEDERLLQASNSSAREIREFLHSVGYHHCTRHDTDAHCTKRKE; from the exons ATCAGCACCCAAAACCCTCTTTTTATTACTCTCAACTCTGCTTCTTTTCCTCACTTACCTCTCATTTCAATCCCCATCAAACCCTAATTCCAATTCACTCTCTCTCAAAACCCCTTTTTTTCATTCTTCAATTAGCCCCTTTGATTGCTACAACTCACCTCAATCACACCCAGTTATTGCTTCTTTAGTTGAAGGCCTACAATACCCATTTCTCTATTCTTTATCTGATTTTGGAAAATTGCCCGAAAAGCCTCACAAGAACATTGTTAGAGTACTAAAGGGGAAGCCTTTTCAAAAACCCGATATTTCGAGAACGGTTCAAGATTTTTTGGGGGGAATGAGGGGTGAGGGGAAAAAGGGGTTGTTTGTTGATGTGGGTGCTAATGTGGGTATGGCTTCTTTCGCGGCTGCGGTTATGGGGTTTCGAGTTCTGGCATTTGAGCCTGTGTTTGAGAATTTGCAGAAAATTTGTGAAGGGGTTTATTTTAATAGAGTGGGGGAGTTGGTTACTGTTTTTGAGGCTGCTGCTTCTGATCGCGTTGGGAATATTACGTTTCATAAG TTGGTTGGCCGACTTGACAACAGTGCAGTTTCTGCTAGTGGAGCAAAGTTGGCATTCAAGTCCAATGAAGAGGTTGCTCTTCAAGTAAGGACAATTCCACTTGATGAACTGATTCCAGAGTCCGAGCCTGTTCTTCTGATTAAAATAGATGTTCAGGGGTGGGAGTATCATGTATTGAAGGGAGCCACAAAGCTATTATCAAGGAAAGAAACGGAAGCCCCGTACCTGATATATGAAGAAGATGAGCGGCTTCTGCAAGCGAGTAACAGTAGCGCCAGAGAGATTAGAGAATTTCTCCATTCTGTGGGTTACCACCATTGTACACGGCATGATACTGATGCACACTGCACCAAAAGAAAGGAATAG
- the LOC141708905 gene encoding SPX domain-containing protein 1-like — protein MKFGKSLSNQIDQTLPEWRDKFLSYKELKKRLKLINPVDDDDDSTRPEKRRRISAGDQCMSVEEIEFLNLLEDEVEKFNSFFVEKEEEYIIRLKDLRDRVASAEDWSEEMTDIRKEIVDFHGEMVLLENYSALNYTGLVKILKKYDKRTGALLRLPFIQKVLQQPFFTTDLLYKLVKECEAMLDRLFPMAELPPSSEVPDKEELSTSSPAKNDDLVRSVKEVADIEYVKSLYMKSTISALRALKEIRSGSSTVSAFSLPPLQISGMEDAWIQTPILQQEAK, from the exons ATGAAGTTTGGTAAGAGCTTGAGCAACCAGATAGACCAAACCCTGCCTGAATGGCGTGACAAGTTCTTGTCTTACAAGGAACTTAAAAAACGTCTCAAGCTTATCAACCCtgttgatgatgatgatgattcaacCAGGCCTGAGAAACGCAGGAGAATCTCAGCTGGTGATCAATGCATGTCTGTTGAGGAGATTGAGTTTCTTAACTTGTTGGAAGATGAGGTGGAGAAATTTAACTCTTTTTTCGTGGAAAAGGAAGAAGAATACATTATTAGACTTAAG GATTTGCGCGATAGAGTAGCAAGTGCTGAAGATTGGAGTGAGGAGATGACAGATATCCGAAAGGAGATAGTAGATTTCCATGGGGAGATGGTTCTGTTGGAGAATTATAGTGCTCTTAACTATACAG GATTGGTTAAGATACTGAAAAAATACGATAAAAGAACTGGTGCACTCCTTCGCTTGCCCTTTATCCAGAAGGTTCTACAGCAGCCCTTCTTCACCACTGACTTGCTTTACAAGCTTGTGAAAGAGTGTGAGGCAATGCTAGATCGCCTCTTCCCTATGGCTGAGCTACCACCTTCCTCCGAGGTACCTGACAAGGAGGAGCTATCAACCTCAAGCCCTGCCAAGAATGATGATTTGGTCAGAAGTGTCAAGGAAGTCGCTGATATCGAGTATGTGAAGAGTTTGTATATGAAAAGCACCATATCAGCATTACGAGCTTTAAAAGAAATTCGAAGTGGGAGCTCCACTGTTAGTGCTTTTTCTTTGCCACCCCTGCAAATTAGTGGAATGGAGGATGCATGGATTCAAACTCCAATTCTTCAACAAGAAGCCAAATAG